A portion of the Clostridium gelidum genome contains these proteins:
- a CDS encoding J domain-containing protein, protein MNWWNILEISYDSDLKTIKKAYAKLLKIYNPEDDAEGYQRLREAYNAAVKYAKKNNDNQKAQKFIDDNLDKSNINEVHINNNEDKLSESRTDSYIDYINYEAGKTKIEDEQIKFKSNININEIYIEKQDTNINLNEQIKQFSNRLNEIYNNIYLRTDSAAWEELLNSDVIWNVQAFSIIEDDMFNFLIKHRYLPVEIWTKLNNNFNWSKNEIKLYDKYSESIVNEFLKNLKNPSKLKYDYIRSISPEIADEYLYERQQADEALENEKYAKAYKHLKKANSLFNQDAELLRLMGNYNYELNDIEKALEFYKSAFEINNYDLKSALRIGIILVSFERFSEAISYLNVYLSYNNNDKLALNHIAYCYYYNDDLIMARENFQKLIYLYDNNKTIKKYLKNIESQLEGKNVRKIRFDKDNLMAEEVVKKEIKTKEIYIEKQQNKPLNTRGIIRGIICLIMIISALGRISANKDQAESNYNKANKSYEDKKKVVDNNNIFTKVYSVTGFLDTEFNTNIRISLSNVKPIEYYKISEPFENRVIFSESELDQKGLRGKVESQLYIGLLNNYNIFMFADSKFSNKAIDKNGIYEVKGSKYGTQDDAFDMIEKKYMSYYSGYIWVGNGFVDASQTEIDKAQKNSESIKQVGDRKIKIIKSAQEYKDSRFSGAISVPLTNVIPLDLYYCKYDDKNPSFYSKKEMNQNNLWNKTWIQAYSGTINNLNIMFIDSNFSRDLIKSDGGCTVEGRKYMYRPDETTNIATEEGQGVSKVGIYGWFIDNSGQK, encoded by the coding sequence ATGAATTGGTGGAATATATTAGAGATATCGTATGATAGCGATTTGAAAACAATAAAAAAAGCTTATGCAAAATTACTCAAAATTTATAATCCTGAAGATGATGCGGAAGGATATCAAAGGCTTAGAGAAGCATATAATGCGGCTGTAAAATATGCAAAGAAAAATAATGATAATCAAAAAGCTCAGAAATTTATTGATGATAATTTAGATAAAAGCAATATTAATGAAGTACATATAAATAATAATGAGGATAAACTCAGTGAATCCAGGACAGATTCATACATTGACTATATTAATTATGAAGCAGGTAAAACTAAAATTGAGGATGAACAAATTAAATTTAAATCAAATATTAATATTAATGAAATCTACATTGAAAAGCAAGATACAAATATTAATTTAAATGAACAAATAAAGCAATTTTCAAATAGATTAAATGAAATATATAATAATATCTACTTAAGAACAGATTCAGCAGCATGGGAAGAGTTATTAAATTCTGATGTGATTTGGAATGTACAAGCTTTTTCAATTATAGAAGATGATATGTTTAATTTTCTAATCAAGCATAGATATTTACCAGTAGAAATATGGACAAAGCTAAATAATAATTTTAATTGGAGCAAAAATGAAATAAAATTATATGATAAATATTCTGAATCTATAGTTAATGAGTTTCTAAAAAATCTTAAGAACCCAAGTAAGCTTAAATATGATTATATAAGGTCAATAAGTCCAGAAATTGCGGATGAATATTTATATGAAAGACAACAAGCAGATGAAGCATTGGAAAATGAAAAGTATGCTAAAGCATATAAACATTTAAAAAAGGCAAATTCTTTATTTAATCAGGATGCTGAACTATTAAGATTAATGGGAAATTATAATTATGAGCTTAACGATATAGAAAAAGCACTAGAATTTTATAAATCAGCTTTTGAAATAAATAATTATGACTTAAAGAGTGCATTACGTATTGGAATTATTTTAGTTTCATTTGAACGCTTTAGTGAAGCAATATCATATTTAAACGTGTATTTATCTTACAATAATAATGATAAATTAGCTTTAAATCATATTGCATACTGCTATTATTATAATGATGATTTAATAATGGCAAGAGAGAATTTTCAAAAACTGATATATTTGTATGATAATAATAAAACAATAAAGAAATATTTAAAAAATATAGAGTCACAATTAGAAGGAAAGAATGTTAGAAAAATAAGATTTGATAAAGATAATCTTATGGCAGAAGAAGTTGTTAAAAAGGAAATTAAAACCAAAGAAATATATATTGAAAAGCAGCAAAATAAGCCTTTAAATACCAGAGGCATAATTAGAGGTATCATATGCCTTATTATGATAATTAGTGCATTAGGTCGTATATCTGCAAATAAAGATCAAGCTGAGTCTAATTATAATAAGGCTAATAAATCATATGAAGACAAAAAGAAAGTTGTTGATAATAATAATATATTTACAAAAGTTTATTCAGTTACAGGGTTCCTTGATACTGAGTTTAATACTAATATAAGAATATCCCTCAGTAATGTGAAACCAATAGAATATTATAAAATATCAGAACCCTTTGAAAATAGAGTGATATTTTCAGAAAGTGAATTAGACCAAAAGGGATTACGGGGTAAAGTTGAAAGTCAATTATATATTGGATTGCTTAATAATTACAATATATTCATGTTTGCAGATTCAAAATTTAGTAATAAAGCTATTGATAAAAATGGTATATATGAAGTGAAAGGATCAAAATATGGTACTCAGGATGATGCGTTTGATATGATTGAAAAGAAATATATGTCATATTATTCTGGTTATATTTGGGTAGGCAACGGATTTGTTGATGCATCACAAACTGAAATTGATAAGGCACAAAAAAATAGTGAGTCAATTAAACAGGTAGGAGATAGAAAAATTAAAATAATAAAATCAGCACAAGAGTATAAAGATAGTAGATTTTCAGGTGCTATTTCAGTACCTTTAACCAATGTTATTCCATTAGATTTATATTATTGCAAATATGATGATAAGAATCCAAGTTTTTATAGTAAAAAAGAAATGAATCAAAATAATCTATGGAATAAAACCTGGATTCAAGCTTATTCTGGTACAATTAATAATTTAAATATAATGTTCATAGATAGTAATTTTTCAAGAGATTTAATTAAATCTGATGGAGGATGCACAGTTGAAGGTAGAAAATATATGTATAGACCCGATGAAACAACAAATATAGCAACTGAAGAAGGTCAAGGTGTTAGTAAAGTTGGTATTTATGGTTGGTTTATAGATAATAGTGGACAGAAGTAA
- a CDS encoding pyridoxamine 5'-phosphate oxidase family protein, with amino-acid sequence MDKIIDFLEKNNVGVLTTSENNKPHGRPQHIHLIKDGKFYFTTANVKKAYTQLKENPYIEFIVTTQDYVTVRINGKIEFADNLAEKQLIIDNAPLVKKGYETAENPIFEVFYLQHGEAIYSNLLSKEPDETFTF; translated from the coding sequence ATGGATAAAATAATTGATTTTTTAGAAAAAAATAATGTAGGTGTCTTAACAACATCTGAAAACAATAAACCTCATGGCAGACCACAGCATATTCATTTAATAAAGGATGGTAAATTTTACTTTACTACTGCCAATGTTAAAAAAGCCTATACTCAACTAAAAGAAAATCCATATATCGAATTTATTGTAACTACACAGGATTATGTAACAGTTAGAATAAATGGAAAAATTGAATTTGCAGATAACTTAGCTGAAAAACAACTTATCATTGATAATGCACCTTTAGTGAAAAAAGGATATGAAACAGCTGAAAATCCAATTTTTGAAGTTTTCTATCTTCAACATGGTGAAGCCATTTATTCAAACTTATTATCTAAGGAACCTGATGAAACTTTCACTTTTTAA
- a CDS encoding MFS transporter, whose amino-acid sequence MSKKFLWIIVGIVLMNGIWMTVVFPLLPFLLGNYLPASQIIVGMSALASVFAACTFFAAPIFGALSDRYGRKKILIISLLGSVIGYILFGIGRALWVLFLGRIIDGLTAGNISTLFAYIADSTEPQERTKWFSYIGAAMGIGCMIGPALGGPLGAISITLPFFVTAGITFFSIICTYFFLPESLSPEKRSPHFSIKSFNVFDQFKYIFTMKEVRALIIVGGFFYVGLGIYQFNFSIFLKDIFSWGPALIGGMFTIIGACDIISRAVLLPRLLKKFSERNIGIVGLFGLALGLGLIILSINISSPVLIIAAVISITLGEGLFDPSYNGRLSQSVDESSQGKLQGVNQSLQSAYRVLVPLAAAAIYSFSPGILYGVATCVIIGSLILFSKLQPQYI is encoded by the coding sequence ATGAGCAAAAAATTTTTGTGGATCATTGTGGGAATTGTGCTTATGAATGGAATCTGGATGACGGTGGTATTCCCCCTATTGCCATTTTTACTTGGCAACTACTTGCCCGCTTCGCAAATAATTGTAGGAATGAGTGCATTGGCATCAGTTTTTGCGGCTTGCACCTTTTTTGCAGCGCCAATATTCGGGGCATTAAGCGATCGCTACGGTAGAAAAAAGATTTTAATTATTAGTTTACTCGGATCTGTTATAGGATATATTCTGTTTGGTATCGGTAGGGCGCTGTGGGTACTCTTTCTGGGCCGCATAATTGATGGACTAACAGCAGGCAATATCAGTACGTTGTTTGCTTACATTGCTGATAGCACAGAACCCCAGGAGCGCACAAAATGGTTTAGCTATATAGGTGCTGCCATGGGAATAGGATGCATGATAGGGCCTGCACTGGGAGGCCCGCTTGGTGCCATTTCAATTACGCTGCCGTTTTTCGTTACTGCTGGTATAACGTTTTTCTCCATTATTTGCACCTATTTCTTTCTGCCGGAATCACTGTCTCCTGAAAAACGATCACCTCATTTTTCCATAAAAAGTTTTAATGTCTTCGATCAGTTCAAATATATTTTCACCATGAAAGAGGTCAGAGCGCTTATCATTGTCGGAGGATTCTTCTATGTGGGACTCGGAATCTATCAATTCAATTTCAGCATCTTCTTAAAAGATATTTTCTCGTGGGGACCTGCGCTTATCGGTGGTATGTTTACTATTATCGGAGCCTGCGATATTATTTCGCGAGCTGTGTTATTACCGCGTCTTCTTAAAAAGTTCAGTGAGCGAAATATTGGTATTGTCGGTCTTTTCGGACTAGCACTTGGATTGGGGCTGATAATTCTTAGCATTAATATCTCGTCTCCAGTACTTATTATTGCTGCGGTTATAAGTATCACCCTAGGCGAAGGCTTGTTCGATCCATCCTACAACGGACGACTCTCGCAGTCTGTAGATGAAAGTAGCCAAGGAAAATTACAAGGTGTAAATCAAAGTTTGCAGTCTGCTTACAGAGTTCTTGTTCCTCTTGCAGCAGCAGCTATATATTCATTCAGTCCGGGCATTTTATACGGAGTTGCAACTTGTGTTATAATTGGATCCCTCATTTTATTCTCGAAATTACAACCGCAATATATTTAA
- a CDS encoding MarR family transcriptional regulator, with protein sequence MKKEEQVMMGLRDLLNKMASLNKSKMKDSFKDYKSSEVHCIEYIGGNVDSNVTKLAESFYVTRGAISKLSRKLIEKGIIESYQKPDNKKEIYFRLTTQGEEINKIHKKLHKEFQERDKVVFEQITEEQFDSMIRFVEKYSKHLDSEIEKQGVDIINQNDFE encoded by the coding sequence ATGAAAAAAGAAGAACAGGTCATGATGGGTCTAAGGGACTTATTAAACAAGATGGCTTCGCTTAATAAGTCTAAGATGAAAGACAGTTTTAAGGATTATAAGTCTTCTGAAGTACATTGCATCGAATACATAGGAGGAAATGTAGATTCCAACGTGACAAAACTTGCGGAGTCCTTTTATGTGACTAGGGGTGCCATAAGTAAACTAAGTAGGAAGCTCATAGAAAAAGGCATTATCGAAAGCTACCAGAAGCCGGATAACAAGAAAGAAATCTATTTTCGATTGACGACCCAAGGGGAAGAAATTAACAAAATCCATAAAAAGTTGCACAAAGAGTTTCAAGAGCGGGATAAAGTCGTATTTGAGCAGATAACCGAGGAACAATTTGATAGCATGATTAGATTCGTGGAAAAGTATAGTAAGCATTTGGATTCAGAAATAGAGAAGCAAGGTGTAGATATAATAAATCAAAATGATTTTGAATAA
- the fliB gene encoding flagellin lysine-N-methylase produces the protein MNKKIEIFKISNYDKFKCIADKCRFTCCEGWDVSIDKDTYNKWKKENHKTGFILNNVKIKKCGSKREYFINKENHEACALLDKQGLCQVVKTLGEEYLSFTCHTFPRIENIFEDKKELSLSCACPEVVELISKLTGKINIVSENDNNLKSNLLELKVRDAIINIMQMEKFSLDEKLIVSFQMLLTILEDKNFTEKNLIEELEKYKSRDYIQKHIEIYKKIDFGINDSVEEINYLFLDMTKNYKEVAIFEIFLKDISDFAKNIKIENLSAAWQDYKSLFEQYNMLNENCIISDILSSCISYDIFDMAISFQMIIVEYLLVRYAVFLKYCMSKNKEIDPQDIKDYIVVFSRIIGNNTQAVIEFFREGFGKDVLDIEYVCFIGLF, from the coding sequence ATGAATAAAAAAATAGAAATATTTAAAATTTCAAATTATGATAAGTTTAAGTGCATAGCTGATAAATGCAGATTTACATGTTGCGAAGGATGGGACGTTAGTATAGATAAAGATACTTATAATAAATGGAAAAAAGAAAATCATAAGACAGGGTTTATTTTGAATAATGTAAAGATAAAGAAATGCGGAAGTAAAAGAGAGTATTTTATTAATAAGGAAAATCATGAAGCATGTGCGCTTTTGGATAAACAGGGATTATGCCAGGTAGTCAAAACCCTTGGAGAAGAGTATTTGTCTTTTACATGTCATACGTTTCCTAGGATAGAGAATATCTTTGAAGATAAAAAGGAACTTTCATTATCATGTGCATGTCCTGAAGTAGTAGAACTTATAAGCAAATTAACTGGAAAAATAAATATTGTTTCAGAAAATGATAATAATTTAAAAAGTAATTTATTAGAACTTAAAGTCAGGGATGCTATAATTAATATTATGCAAATGGAAAAATTTTCATTAGATGAGAAGTTGATTGTTAGTTTTCAAATGTTATTAACTATTTTAGAAGATAAAAACTTCACAGAAAAAAATTTAATTGAAGAACTAGAAAAGTATAAAAGCAGAGATTATATACAAAAACATATAGAAATATATAAGAAAATAGATTTTGGCATAAATGATTCAGTTGAAGAAATTAATTATCTATTTTTAGATATGACAAAGAATTATAAGGAAGTTGCTATTTTTGAGATCTTTTTAAAAGATATTTCTGACTTTGCGAAAAATATTAAAATTGAAAATCTTTCTGCGGCGTGGCAGGATTATAAAAGTTTGTTTGAACAATATAATATGTTAAATGAAAATTGTATTATATCCGATATTTTAAGCAGCTGCATAAGCTATGATATTTTCGATATGGCTATCTCTTTTCAAATGATTATAGTAGAGTATTTATTAGTAAGGTATGCTGTATTTTTGAAATATTGTATGAGTAAAAACAAGGAAATAGATCCTCAAGACATAAAAGATTATATTGTAGTTTTTTCAAGAATTATTGGCAATAATACTCAAGCAGTTATAGAATTTTTTAGAGAGGGTTTTGGTAAGGATGTTTTGGATATTGAATATGTGTGTTTTATAGGGCTATTTTAA
- a CDS encoding FadR/GntR family transcriptional regulator: protein MITPNKTTKVYDQVIEQIKNKIKCGEIKKGDKLPSEREMAESIGVSRTSVREAIRALEVVGLVESRQGAGNYIKTNFDNSLFEPLSAMFMLQECSVREMFDLRETLELQCAKLAAKNIEDNELALLTAIVDRMYIARSEEESLELDIKLHYLIAKASRNVLLINVLEVISQLMDEFIRKFRMQILHEGNKEGLLEIHENLLRALKCRDESKVYNAMKEHFNLIRKAYGYDD, encoded by the coding sequence ATGATAACACCTAATAAAACTACAAAAGTATATGATCAAGTTATAGAACAAATTAAAAATAAAATAAAATGTGGAGAAATAAAAAAGGGAGATAAATTACCATCAGAAAGAGAAATGGCAGAATCAATTGGTGTGTCACGAACATCAGTAAGGGAGGCTATAAGAGCCTTAGAGGTGGTTGGTTTGGTAGAAAGCAGGCAGGGAGCTGGGAACTACATAAAAACTAATTTTGATAATTCATTATTTGAGCCTCTTTCAGCAATGTTTATGCTGCAGGAATGTTCTGTTAGGGAAATGTTTGACTTAAGAGAAACATTAGAATTACAATGTGCTAAATTAGCGGCTAAAAATATAGAGGATAATGAACTTGCACTTTTGACTGCAATAGTAGACAGAATGTATATTGCAAGAAGTGAAGAGGAAAGTCTTGAACTCGATATTAAGCTTCATTACTTAATTGCAAAAGCTTCACGAAACGTATTGCTGATAAATGTTCTTGAAGTTATATCTCAGCTTATGGATGAATTTATTCGAAAATTCAGAATGCAGATTTTACATGAAGGAAATAAAGAAGGTCTATTAGAAATACATGAAAATTTACTTAGAGCCTTGAAATGCCGGGATGAATCAAAAGTGTATAATGCCATGAAGGAGCATTTCAATTTGATTAGGAAAGCTTATGGATATGATGATTAG
- a CDS encoding electron transfer flavoprotein subunit beta/FixA family protein, with translation MNILVCIKQVPGTAKVEVDPDTGVLKRDGIDSKMNPYDLYALETALKIKESKGGIVNVLSMGPNQALSVIREAYTMGADAGTLLSDRKFGGADVLATSYTIAQGVKKVGDFQLIICGKQTTDGDTAQVGPEMAEWLNIPHVANVKRIINIGEFSITVEMDMPESIETVEIAYPCLITVDKGIFEPRLPSYKKKLSTEDREIKILSLNDFDDKNEKNYGLNGSPTQVERIFPPEVNNDREMWGGSSSELSERISNKLKTLKFV, from the coding sequence ATGAATATCTTAGTTTGTATTAAACAAGTACCAGGAACTGCAAAAGTAGAAGTTGATCCTGATACTGGAGTATTGAAAAGAGATGGTATAGATTCTAAAATGAATCCATATGATTTATATGCTTTAGAAACAGCATTAAAAATTAAAGAGAGTAAAGGTGGCATAGTTAATGTTCTAAGTATGGGACCTAATCAAGCTTTAAGCGTAATAAGAGAAGCATATACTATGGGAGCTGATGCAGGAACCTTGTTATCAGATAGAAAATTTGGAGGTGCTGATGTTTTAGCTACTTCTTATACAATTGCTCAAGGTGTTAAAAAAGTGGGGGATTTTCAGCTTATAATTTGTGGTAAGCAGACTACAGATGGGGATACAGCACAAGTTGGACCTGAAATGGCAGAGTGGCTAAACATACCTCATGTAGCAAATGTAAAAAGAATAATTAATATAGGAGAGTTTTCAATTACAGTTGAAATGGACATGCCGGAAAGTATTGAAACTGTAGAAATAGCATATCCATGTTTGATTACAGTAGATAAGGGAATATTTGAACCAAGGTTACCCTCTTATAAAAAGAAATTATCTACTGAGGATAGAGAAATTAAAATATTAAGTCTAAATGATTTTGATGATAAAAATGAAAAAAATTATGGATTGAATGGTTCTCCAACTCAGGTTGAAAGAATATTTCCACCAGAAGTTAATAATGATAGAGAAATGTGGGGCGGAAGTTCAAGTGAATTAAGTGAAAGAATATCAAATAAATTAAAAACATTAAAATTTGTTTAA
- a CDS encoding electron transfer flavoprotein subunit alpha/FixB family protein yields MAKLVVNQDKITNIEELLKICPFGALENNNGKVEISGACKMCKLCVKKGPKGAVEYIEEAIKEIDKSIWNGIGVYVDHVDGDIHPVTYELIGKARELAGKINHPVYAVFVGNNISHKAEELLHYGVDKVFVYDEEELKYFRIEPYTAAFEDFIKKVKPTALLVGATTIGRSLAPRIAARFKTGLTADCTILDIKDNTDLIQIRPAFGGNIMAQIVTPNSRPQLATVRYKVMTAPKRSEEINGEIVPCSINKEKLKSGITVLEIKKKVSEVGISDAEVIVAAGRGIKSEKDLDMVKELAKVLNAEFACTRPLIEAGWVDAKRQIGLSGRTVRPRLIITCGISGAVQFTAGMNNSDYIFAINTDEKAPILKVAHYGVVGDLYEVIPELIEKIKLAKEA; encoded by the coding sequence ATGGCAAAATTGGTTGTAAATCAAGATAAGATAACAAATATTGAAGAATTATTAAAAATATGTCCCTTTGGTGCTCTTGAGAACAATAACGGAAAAGTTGAAATTAGTGGAGCATGCAAGATGTGTAAACTTTGCGTTAAGAAAGGTCCTAAAGGTGCAGTTGAATACATAGAAGAGGCAATTAAGGAAATAGATAAAAGTATTTGGAATGGAATTGGAGTTTATGTTGACCATGTAGATGGAGATATACATCCGGTTACTTATGAACTAATAGGAAAAGCCAGAGAATTAGCAGGTAAAATTAATCATCCTGTTTATGCAGTATTTGTAGGAAACAATATTTCTCATAAAGCAGAGGAACTTTTACATTATGGAGTAGATAAGGTTTTTGTATATGATGAGGAAGAGTTAAAATATTTCAGAATAGAACCATATACAGCTGCTTTTGAAGATTTTATAAAAAAGGTAAAGCCAACGGCTTTATTAGTTGGAGCAACTACTATAGGAAGATCATTGGCACCAAGAATTGCGGCTAGATTTAAAACTGGACTTACAGCTGACTGTACTATTTTAGATATAAAAGACAATACAGATTTGATTCAAATAAGACCAGCTTTTGGTGGAAATATAATGGCTCAAATAGTTACTCCTAACTCAAGACCACAACTCGCAACTGTTAGATACAAGGTTATGACAGCTCCAAAAAGAAGTGAAGAAATTAATGGTGAGATAGTTCCTTGCAGTATAAATAAAGAAAAATTAAAATCTGGAATAACAGTCCTTGAAATAAAGAAAAAAGTATCAGAAGTTGGAATTAGTGATGCTGAAGTTATTGTAGCAGCTGGCAGAGGAATTAAGTCAGAAAAAGATTTGGACATGGTTAAAGAATTAGCTAAAGTTTTGAATGCAGAATTTGCATGTACAAGGCCCCTTATTGAAGCAGGATGGGTTGATGCAAAAAGGCAGATTGGATTAAGCGGAAGAACTGTAAGACCAAGGCTTATAATAACTTGTGGTATATCAGGGGCAGTCCAATTCACAGCAGGAATGAATAATTCTGATTATATTTTTGCAATTAACACAGATGAAAAAGCACCAATACTAAAAGTTGCTCATTATGGAGTTGTTGGAGATTTATATGAAGTGATTCCTGAATTAATAGAAAAGATAAAACTTGCTAAGGAGGCATAG
- a CDS encoding FAD-binding oxidoreductase, protein MSYKEVELKDYEYIMSITENDKERVFFKNEINEDYSHDELGGIKKMPDIVIQAITTEEVSKVMKYAYENNIPVTPRGSGTGLVGAAVPLKGGIVIDLSRMNKILELDEENLTLTLESGVLLMDIGKYVEEFDLFYPPDPGEKSATIGGNISTNAGGMRAVKYGVTRDYVRGLEVVLPNGEVVELGGKVVKNSSGYSLKDLMIGSEGTLGIVTKATMKLIPLPKKALSLLIPFETLEKAIDTVPKIVKSKSTPTAIEFMQREAIIAAEEFLGKSFPDKSSDAYLLLTFDGNSTEEIEKAYENVANICLESGALDVFISDTEERQESIWSARGCFLEAIKALTSEMDEVDVVVPRNKIGEFVTFTHELEKKANIRIKSFGHAGDGNLHIYILRDKLSKEIWHTKLSEVMQIMYDKAKELKGQVSGEHGIGFAKKGYLKQSLPDQCISIMQGIKLAFDPKNILNPGKVCE, encoded by the coding sequence ATGAGTTATAAAGAAGTTGAGTTAAAAGATTATGAGTACATAATGTCAATTACAGAAAATGATAAAGAAAGAGTATTTTTTAAAAATGAAATAAATGAAGATTATAGTCACGATGAACTTGGTGGAATTAAAAAGATGCCAGACATAGTAATTCAAGCTATAACAACAGAAGAAGTTTCAAAAGTAATGAAATATGCATATGAAAATAACATTCCTGTAACTCCAAGGGGATCTGGTACAGGTCTTGTAGGGGCAGCTGTTCCTTTAAAGGGTGGAATAGTTATTGATCTTAGCAGAATGAATAAAATATTAGAACTAGATGAAGAAAATTTAACCCTTACTCTAGAATCAGGAGTACTTTTAATGGATATTGGAAAATATGTTGAGGAATTTGATTTATTTTATCCACCAGATCCAGGAGAAAAATCTGCAACTATAGGTGGAAATATAAGTACTAATGCTGGTGGAATGAGAGCTGTAAAATATGGAGTCACTAGAGATTACGTAAGAGGTCTTGAAGTTGTACTTCCAAATGGTGAAGTAGTAGAACTTGGAGGAAAAGTTGTTAAAAACAGCTCAGGATATTCATTAAAAGATTTAATGATTGGATCTGAAGGAACTTTAGGAATAGTAACAAAGGCAACTATGAAGTTAATACCTCTTCCTAAAAAAGCTTTAAGCCTTTTAATACCATTTGAAACCTTGGAAAAAGCAATAGATACAGTGCCTAAAATAGTTAAATCAAAATCAACACCAACAGCAATTGAATTTATGCAAAGAGAAGCTATTATTGCAGCAGAAGAATTTCTTGGAAAAAGTTTTCCTGATAAATCTTCAGATGCATATTTACTATTAACTTTCGATGGAAATTCCACAGAAGAAATTGAAAAGGCTTATGAAAATGTTGCAAACATTTGCTTAGAATCTGGAGCATTGGATGTGTTCATTTCAGATACAGAAGAAAGACAGGAATCAATATGGTCAGCTAGGGGATGTTTTCTTGAGGCGATCAAGGCTCTAACTAGCGAAATGGATGAAGTTGATGTTGTCGTGCCAAGGAATAAAATTGGAGAGTTTGTAACTTTTACCCATGAACTTGAAAAAAAAGCAAACATAAGAATAAAAAGTTTTGGACATGCTGGAGATGGAAACTTGCACATATATATATTAAGGGATAAATTATCTAAAGAAATATGGCATACAAAATTAAGTGAAGTTATGCAGATAATGTATGATAAAGCTAAAGAATTAAAAGGACAAGTTTCTGGGGAACATGGTATAGGTTTTGCAAAGAAAGGATATTTAAAGCAGTCATTACCAGATCAATGTATAAGCATAATGCAGGGAATAAAATTAGCTTTTGATCCTAAGAATATATTAAATCCAGGAAAAGTATGTGAATAA